The following are encoded in a window of Desulfopila inferna genomic DNA:
- a CDS encoding outer membrane lipoprotein carrier protein LolA, which translates to MNFPKSGFASEAEELHSFLEEIQNASAQVHSFSSEFVQERRLALFSEPVIFHGSLNVVRPDRLRWEFTSPIPSVLIFNGDQGMRCNDKAAPVDFNLGSDPVMRTVAEQLWLWLGGDYSRLRDHYILEKKGTSLRITPKDEAVGEYIGTVTIAFNTISKQPEKVEIVEPGGDSTIISFHSYVLNGDTPDLLFNTCGNNE; encoded by the coding sequence ATGAATTTTCCAAAATCCGGTTTCGCATCGGAGGCGGAAGAATTACACAGCTTTCTGGAGGAAATTCAAAATGCATCAGCGCAGGTCCATTCCTTCTCAAGTGAATTCGTTCAGGAGAGGAGACTGGCACTTTTTTCCGAACCGGTAATTTTTCATGGCTCACTGAATGTCGTTCGACCAGACCGGCTGCGCTGGGAATTTACTTCACCGATTCCGTCCGTTCTCATCTTCAACGGTGATCAGGGCATGCGCTGCAATGACAAGGCTGCGCCAGTCGATTTCAATCTCGGTTCAGACCCTGTTATGCGTACCGTGGCAGAGCAGCTGTGGCTGTGGCTTGGAGGTGATTATTCGCGTCTAAGGGATCATTATATTCTTGAGAAAAAGGGAACCTCCCTGCGCATAACCCCGAAGGACGAGGCGGTCGGTGAATATATCGGTACCGTGACCATCGCTTTCAACACCATCAGCAAACAACCCGAGAAGGTGGAAATCGTTGAACCCGGAGGCGACAGCACCATCATCAGCTTCCATTCCTATGTCTTGAACGGCGATACCCCCGACCTACTGTTCAATACCTGTGGCAACAATGAGTAA
- a CDS encoding beta-ketoacyl-[acyl-carrier-protein] synthase family protein, with amino-acid sequence MTNRKVYVAGAGIISSLGCGLAATENTLRKNRSAITPLTLFPLMHGSHLPVGQVEGLEQSALPRTHHLALLAATQAMAGSNAPPDAVVIGTTTGGIATTEQLLRDCQNDKSLYRYHGLSTVAHALAQEFQCSGPVLAVSTACSSGIVAISAGLAMLRSGRAERVLVGGVDSLSRLTYFGFHSLQLVDINGCKPLDRDRQGMAVAEGAGMLLLTTVQPENPIAELLGTGITCDAYHPAAPHPEGRGAFTAMEGALADAGIQAGDIDYINLHGTGTPGNDLSESKAVRRLFTVLPPLSSIKGASGHSLAASGAVEAVVSAIAIAKNVLPANTGLDNIDPVLGLNPLIEPLEQNIKAVLSNSFGFGGNNGSLVIARPGSFSQVSVAESETVLAIHGYSCLSGAGDTCSTMSRINAGDSAAGMAGLDTISENLPPQLIRRLKRLPRMTLALAVMAHNDAGPDFLKPGAVFMGTGWGSLSETHDFLSGLAASGEKFSSPTDFVGSVHNGPAGQVAIMFGATGPNITASGGDISFEQALLSAELKFNSPVQPGILLSADEGHDTFSPLLDPSISPGSPLADGGGAFYVNRDIRNAKCCISLPFFQSSESAGVITALLDSLGGAAELQRSCVLILVGIPAAMKSEGEKQLEQFKAYTRLDVPIIHYRRFTGEFASASAVATAFAASVLETGVVPEILTCGNSSGVDTARHSVLVLGFGQYVTAVKLYKP; translated from the coding sequence TTGACAAATAGAAAAGTGTATGTCGCCGGAGCAGGTATCATCAGCTCACTCGGCTGCGGATTAGCGGCAACGGAAAACACCTTACGTAAGAACCGTTCGGCAATAACACCCCTGACCTTATTTCCCCTGATGCACGGCAGTCATTTACCGGTTGGGCAGGTTGAAGGTCTGGAACAGTCCGCTCTGCCGCGAACACACCACCTGGCGCTCCTTGCCGCAACCCAGGCCATGGCCGGCTCCAATGCTCCCCCCGATGCAGTGGTTATCGGCACCACTACAGGCGGTATAGCCACCACAGAGCAGTTGCTGAGGGATTGTCAAAATGATAAATCATTGTACCGCTATCACGGATTAAGCACCGTCGCTCACGCTCTTGCTCAGGAATTTCAATGTAGTGGACCGGTCCTCGCTGTTTCCACAGCATGTTCTTCGGGAATCGTGGCTATTTCCGCCGGCTTGGCCATGCTCCGCAGCGGCAGGGCGGAAAGGGTTCTGGTCGGGGGGGTAGATTCTCTCAGCCGTCTGACCTATTTCGGCTTTCACTCGCTGCAACTGGTCGATATAAACGGCTGCAAGCCTCTTGATCGGGACAGGCAGGGAATGGCGGTTGCCGAAGGTGCGGGCATGCTTCTCCTTACCACTGTACAACCGGAAAATCCCATTGCCGAACTGCTGGGAACCGGGATTACCTGCGATGCCTATCATCCTGCCGCTCCGCACCCTGAGGGCCGGGGTGCTTTTACGGCAATGGAGGGAGCTCTGGCCGATGCCGGGATTCAGGCGGGAGACATCGATTATATTAATCTTCACGGCACTGGAACACCGGGAAACGATCTGTCTGAATCCAAGGCCGTGCGCCGACTCTTTACCGTCTTGCCGCCACTCTCTTCAATCAAAGGCGCTTCCGGTCACAGCCTGGCGGCATCCGGCGCTGTAGAGGCGGTTGTTTCGGCTATCGCCATAGCGAAAAATGTATTGCCGGCCAATACCGGCTTGGACAATATCGATCCTGTGCTCGGCCTGAACCCGCTGATTGAGCCCCTGGAGCAAAATATAAAGGCGGTTCTCTCCAATTCTTTTGGTTTTGGCGGCAATAACGGGTCGCTGGTGATTGCAAGGCCCGGCTCTTTTTCACAGGTATCCGTGGCGGAAAGTGAGACCGTTTTGGCCATTCATGGCTATTCCTGTCTGAGCGGTGCCGGAGATACCTGTTCCACCATGAGCCGGATCAACGCCGGCGATTCAGCTGCCGGAATGGCGGGACTTGACACAATTTCAGAAAACCTTCCTCCGCAGTTGATCCGCAGGCTCAAGCGTTTGCCGCGCATGACCCTGGCGCTTGCCGTAATGGCCCATAACGATGCCGGCCCGGATTTCCTGAAACCAGGTGCTGTTTTTATGGGTACAGGTTGGGGTTCTCTTTCGGAAACTCATGATTTTCTCTCCGGGCTCGCTGCCTCAGGTGAAAAGTTTTCAAGCCCCACTGATTTCGTGGGCTCGGTTCATAACGGACCCGCCGGTCAGGTGGCAATCATGTTCGGAGCAACGGGGCCAAATATCACCGCCAGTGGCGGTGATATTTCTTTTGAGCAGGCCTTGCTGTCAGCAGAGCTTAAGTTTAACAGCCCGGTTCAGCCCGGCATCCTTCTGAGTGCGGACGAGGGGCACGATACCTTTTCTCCCCTCCTTGACCCTTCCATTTCTCCTGGATCGCCGCTTGCCGATGGCGGCGGTGCATTTTATGTCAACAGGGACATTCGCAACGCCAAATGCTGTATCTCCTTACCGTTTTTTCAAAGCTCTGAATCCGCTGGAGTTATCACTGCCTTGCTTGATTCTCTTGGCGGCGCCGCGGAATTGCAGCGCAGTTGTGTCCTTATTCTGGTAGGTATTCCGGCGGCCATGAAAAGCGAAGGAGAAAAGCAGCTTGAACAATTTAAAGCGTATACTCGATTAGATGTGCCGATTATTCATTACCGCCGATTCACCGGCGAGTTCGCTTCTGCTTCAGCAGTGGCAACTGCTTTTGCCGCCTCTGTCCTTGAAACAGGCGTGGTTCCCGAAATACTCACTTGCGGAAATAGCAGTGGGGTGGATACGGCAAGGCATTCCGTTCTTGTGCTGGGATTCGGACAGTATGTTACAGCCGTAAAGCTATATAAGCCGTGA
- a CDS encoding phosphopantetheine-binding protein: MQQLIEELKVKLIDILNLQDVTPEKFDENAQLVGGELGIDSIDVLEMVVMVEQDYGIIINSQEVGEKVFSTLVDLAEYIKENRTKVAS; the protein is encoded by the coding sequence ATGCAACAGCTTATTGAAGAACTCAAGGTCAAGCTCATAGATATCCTTAATCTGCAGGACGTAACGCCTGAAAAATTTGATGAAAACGCTCAACTGGTCGGCGGTGAGCTTGGCATCGACTCCATCGATGTTTTGGAAATGGTCGTCATGGTTGAACAGGACTACGGGATTATCATCAACAGCCAGGAAGTCGGCGAAAAGGTATTTTCAACCCTGGTAGATCTTGCCGAATATATAAAAGAAAATAGAACCAAGGTAGCTTCTTGA
- the fabG gene encoding 3-oxoacyl-ACP reductase FabG — protein sequence MTDVNEQKIAIVTGGSKGIGRAICVELAQHGFYLVVNYISDQTGAEQTLEKVEHHGGRGEIFQFDVRDGEATEKAVEDIALRFGRIDVLINNAGIIADGLFMMMPPDKWQSVIDTTLKGFYNMTRPVIEKMVRRRKGAIVSISSASSLMPNRGQANYSAAKAGLNGASRAVGSEVARLGIRVNVVAPGLIDTDMIQAAPKEQIKAMIPMGRIGRPDEVAKVVGFLCSDEASYVTGQVISVNGGML from the coding sequence ATGACGGATGTAAACGAACAGAAAATCGCCATAGTCACCGGGGGCAGCAAGGGCATAGGCAGAGCGATCTGCGTTGAACTGGCTCAGCATGGATTTTACCTGGTCGTCAATTATATCAGCGATCAGACGGGAGCTGAACAGACCCTGGAAAAAGTAGAACACCATGGAGGCCGGGGTGAAATTTTTCAATTCGATGTCAGGGACGGAGAGGCTACCGAAAAAGCCGTCGAAGACATAGCCTTACGTTTCGGCCGGATCGATGTCCTGATCAATAATGCCGGGATTATTGCCGACGGACTGTTTATGATGATGCCGCCGGATAAATGGCAGTCGGTCATCGATACTACCCTGAAGGGCTTCTATAATATGACACGGCCGGTTATCGAGAAAATGGTGCGCAGACGAAAAGGTGCCATTGTTTCCATTTCCTCTGCCAGTTCCCTTATGCCCAATCGAGGACAAGCCAATTATTCCGCTGCCAAGGCCGGCTTGAATGGCGCCAGCAGGGCCGTGGGCTCGGAGGTTGCCCGACTCGGCATCCGCGTGAATGTCGTCGCACCCGGGCTGATCGACACGGATATGATCCAGGCGGCCCCGAAAGAGCAGATCAAGGCAATGATCCCCATGGGCCGCATCGGCAGGCCCGACGAGGTTGCCAAGGTCGTGGGATTTCTTTGCTCGGATGAAGCCTCCTATGTAACCGGCCAGGTCATTTCAGTAAATGGCGGGATGTTATAA
- a CDS encoding B12-binding domain-containing radical SAM protein, producing the protein MKFKLIYPKWNKLERQTEFHLPPHGPVVFAATLPDYIDVDFVDENLEDIDFDDPVDFVGISMMLTIQVRRGWEIGDVYRKKGIKVIFGGIAAMLHAEETMAHADAVFLGEAEGRMEQVFQDFRENKLKHRYDFIDQRPDIALVGPARRDILNRRLYNHKGVQMVDLVHASRGCRFHCYPCAVSYLGGRVFRPRPIEKAIAEMAGIDNNRLFIVDNSLAQNTEWEMELFREMIPLKKKWCSHPIEDKPKVLDLAARAGAWYVYQAIFDTSDYIKERVKRYHDHGIGVEGTILLGLDDHTEDFIKRLIDFLLEIELDLAEFTVLTPFPHTKAYTELSKENRIISNDWNDFSADQVVFQPKNMTPEKLQSLLDYAWNTFYQDEPQPIKMARLFKEVVKKEMADNSYRPRDRNLAGQSFGRTAVREDDH; encoded by the coding sequence ATGAAATTCAAACTTATCTATCCCAAATGGAACAAACTGGAGAGGCAGACGGAGTTTCATCTGCCCCCCCATGGTCCGGTCGTCTTTGCTGCAACTCTCCCGGACTACATCGATGTAGATTTCGTGGATGAGAATCTGGAAGACATCGATTTTGATGATCCCGTGGATTTCGTGGGCATTTCGATGATGCTCACGATCCAGGTCAGGAGAGGCTGGGAAATAGGCGATGTTTATCGAAAAAAAGGTATCAAGGTCATCTTTGGCGGAATTGCCGCCATGCTCCATGCCGAGGAGACCATGGCCCATGCCGATGCCGTCTTTCTCGGGGAGGCCGAAGGCAGGATGGAGCAGGTTTTTCAGGACTTCAGAGAGAATAAGCTGAAGCACCGCTATGATTTTATCGATCAACGGCCTGATATCGCCCTGGTTGGACCGGCGCGAAGAGATATCCTCAACCGCCGCCTTTACAATCATAAAGGTGTGCAGATGGTCGATCTGGTGCATGCCTCGCGTGGCTGCCGCTTTCACTGCTACCCTTGTGCGGTTTCCTATCTCGGCGGGAGGGTCTTCCGACCAAGGCCAATTGAAAAAGCAATAGCCGAAATGGCTGGAATCGACAATAACCGGCTGTTCATTGTTGATAACTCCCTGGCCCAGAATACCGAATGGGAAATGGAGCTGTTTCGGGAGATGATACCTTTGAAAAAGAAGTGGTGTTCTCATCCCATCGAGGACAAGCCGAAGGTGCTGGATCTCGCAGCCCGGGCTGGTGCCTGGTATGTGTACCAGGCAATCTTTGACACCTCGGATTACATAAAGGAAAGGGTCAAACGCTACCACGATCATGGAATCGGGGTGGAGGGCACAATATTATTGGGCCTGGATGATCATACGGAAGACTTCATCAAGCGCCTCATTGATTTCTTACTTGAGATCGAGCTGGACCTGGCCGAATTTACAGTCCTTACACCATTTCCCCACACCAAAGCCTATACCGAACTGAGTAAGGAAAACCGGATCATATCCAATGACTGGAATGATTTCTCCGCGGACCAGGTCGTTTTTCAGCCAAAGAATATGACTCCGGAAAAACTGCAGTCACTGCTCGACTACGCCTGGAACACCTTTTATCAGGATGAGCCGCAGCCAATAAAAATGGCCAGGCTGTTTAAAGAAGTGGTAAAAAAGGAAATGGCGGATAATTCGTACAGACCACGGGACAGGAACCTTGCCGGTCAATCTTTCGGCAGAACAGCGGTACGGGAAGATGATCACTGA
- a CDS encoding class I adenylate-forming enzyme family protein: MITDFSTHIQEAIAALLHGPKSADKEFVRGITFGEVYAMAAGLQAAMAEATEETAICLATENKATIAAALLASLASGPAFLLPYAFSAKALLQLQKTCGFTTALADTAGIPEGIRILCPLPGEYAGTPLTPQASPQAELLKIFTGGSTGTPRVWSKTAENIFSEGFFLAEKYDVSEHDCILATIPPHHIYGLLFSVVLPLVSAATVISETPSFPNEIVDVAEDHGATLLAGVPAHYHVLRDKKISLRLAFSSAGMLDREDSEAFYRKNGIGVEEVYGSTETGGIATRNRSTGAEYFTPFPTIDWKIVGGRLAVHSPYVSPDLPVDEDGYFIAGDRVEYKGINHFALKGRADKVTKVGGKRVDLEEISLLIKNEAGVTDCVVIALPESGGRGNRIGTVIQGESIDIDVIRKKLTDSLEPYALPRLIRIVKHMPLSASGKYDFDAIAGLLGNE, from the coding sequence ATGATCACTGATTTTTCGACACACATACAGGAAGCCATTGCGGCTCTGCTGCACGGACCAAAATCTGCAGATAAAGAATTTGTCCGCGGCATCACTTTCGGCGAAGTATATGCCATGGCGGCAGGACTGCAGGCAGCCATGGCCGAGGCGACCGAGGAAACAGCTATCTGCCTGGCTACGGAAAACAAGGCGACCATAGCGGCGGCACTATTGGCTTCGCTTGCCAGCGGTCCGGCCTTCTTGCTGCCCTACGCCTTTTCGGCCAAGGCGCTCCTGCAACTGCAGAAAACCTGCGGCTTCACCACTGCTCTTGCCGATACGGCCGGCATTCCTGAAGGGATACGGATCCTTTGCCCGCTGCCGGGCGAATATGCCGGAACACCCCTCACCCCGCAGGCTTCACCACAGGCAGAACTGCTAAAAATCTTCACGGGAGGCTCCACCGGTACTCCGCGGGTCTGGTCCAAAACTGCAGAAAACATCTTCTCCGAAGGCTTTTTTCTGGCTGAAAAATATGATGTCAGCGAACACGACTGTATTCTCGCCACCATTCCGCCGCATCATATTTACGGTTTACTTTTCTCGGTAGTCCTTCCGCTTGTTTCAGCGGCGACCGTGATCAGCGAAACGCCGTCGTTTCCCAACGAAATCGTGGACGTAGCCGAAGATCATGGGGCAACTCTTCTGGCCGGGGTTCCTGCCCATTATCATGTATTGCGGGATAAAAAAATATCCCTGCGCCTTGCTTTTTCTTCCGCGGGCATGCTCGACAGAGAAGACAGCGAAGCCTTTTACCGGAAGAACGGCATAGGTGTGGAAGAAGTCTACGGCTCCACAGAGACAGGCGGGATCGCTACGCGAAACAGATCGACCGGCGCAGAATATTTTACTCCCTTTCCCACCATCGACTGGAAGATTGTGGGAGGTCGACTGGCTGTGCACTCACCTTATGTTTCACCGGATTTACCCGTCGACGAAGATGGTTATTTTATCGCAGGTGATCGGGTGGAATACAAAGGAATAAACCACTTTGCCTTGAAAGGACGGGCCGACAAAGTCACTAAAGTGGGCGGCAAGCGCGTCGATCTTGAAGAAATCAGTCTTTTAATCAAGAATGAAGCGGGAGTAACCGACTGTGTGGTCATAGCCCTCCCCGAATCAGGAGGCCGCGGAAACCGCATTGGCACCGTGATTCAGGGGGAATCGATCGATATCGACGTGATCCGGAAAAAGCTGACCGATTCACTTGAACCATATGCCCTGCCGCGCCTAATCAGAATCGTGAAACACATGCCGCTGAGCGCAAGTGGTAAATACGATTTCGACGCCATTGCCGGACTCCTTGGAAATGAATGA